DNA sequence from the Leuconostoc lactis genome:
TTGTCGTGAATTTCGGGCAAGCGACGTTGTATATTGTCTTTGCTGGGATTATTATCACGGCTTTAAGCGTGTCACAAGAGTTTGGCTTTGGGACAATTCGACCATTGCTCTCACGGCGTTTTAGCCGCGGGCAGATCTTTGCCAGCAAACTATTGTTAAATCTCAGTGTTTATTTGGCGTTGTTTGTCACAGCGTTTCTAGGGACGATGCTAGCGAAAGTTATTTTCGTTCCTAAAGTGAACTTGCAGGCCAAGTTAAACGACATGGGAACCGGTTGGCAAGTGATGGGGCAGACATTTGTTATCACGATGCTACAAATCATATTTATTGCGGCCTTAGTGTTACTCATTACAAACTTGGTGAAAAGCTCTGGGGCCGCGATTGGCTTGGGTGTGGTCATGATTGTTGGGACACCGATTTTGACGAGTTTATCGGCGTTGTTGATTGAAATGGCGCCAATCATGAAGTGGAATCCGTTTAATATTTATCTCGGTATTGCGATGCTTGAATTGCCAAAGACGGCCTTCAAAGACCTCGTGCATTTGTCACAAACAACAGTACTTTGGGTTTATTTGCTTGATATTGTGCTGATGTATGGTGTGGCGTACTGGATTTTTAAAAAGCGTTCAGTTTAATAACAGCTTATAAAAAGGCGGACGACCTATTGGTCGTCCGCCTTTTGAGTTGTTTCACGTGAAACAACTGTTTGTTAATCGGTTAAAAATCTGCTGTATCAGGTTCTGTGTGAGCGCCACCAACACCCTGTAAGGCATCTAATGTTGCCATGTCTTCTGGGGTGAGACTAAAATCAAACACGTCTAAGTTGGCTTGAATATAGGCTTGGTGTGTTGATTTTGGTAAGGGCAAGAAGCCTTTTTCCAATGACCAACGAATCAAGATTTGTGGGACGGATTTACCATACTTAGCTGCCAAATCAGCAACTTGTGGCAAATGTACCAGCTTACCAGTACCTAATGGTGAGTAAGCTTCGTCTAAGATATTATGCGCTTTATCATAAGCGACCAATTCAGCTTGTTCATCAGAAGGGTTCAAGAAGCTTTGGTTCACCATTGGCGCGATCTTTTGCGTTTTCGCTAGTGCTTCCAAATGATGAATTTGAAAGTTGGATACGCCAATTGCGCGAACTTGTCCGTCAGCGTAGGCTTCTTCCATGGCGCGCCAAGTATCCGCATTGGCTTGTTCCCAAGCTTGCGGCCCTTGTTCTTGCACCGCGGCTGGATTAGGCCAGTGAATCAGATACAAATCAACATAATCCAAACCAAGGGTTTCTAATGATGTGGCCAAAGCGGCTTTGGCTGCCGTGTAACTATGGGCATCGTTCCAAAGTTTTGTCGTGACAAACAGTTCGTCACGTGCAATCCCAGAATCCTTGATCGCACGGCCAACGGAAGCTTCGTTGCCGTAAATTGCGGCGGTATCAATATGTCGATAACCAGCTTCCAGTGCCCATTTAACTGCGTCGTAGGCGACATCACCGTCCGCTGATTGCCAGGTACCAAAACCAATAACTGGGATTTGAACCCCATTAGCCAATGTATAAGTCTCTGTCAGTGCCATAAACATTACCTCCATGCATAGCTGCTACCAAACCACGTCAAATTCGTACCAAATGACGGGACTATTTTGCAAAAGTTAGCAAAGCTTTTGCACTCAATGGTAGTATAACACTTTTTGAACAGCTGTTCGTATCACGGTTGTGATGTTATTTCATGATGGCTTGAATTTGTTTGAGTTCCGCTAATTTCCAACTGACATAGTGCTCACCATTTGGAATGGTTTCTGTGACGTTGACAACTGGAATATGGTTAGCCTTGGCGAGATTGATGATGTTTGTCACGGTTGAGCTGGTCGTTTGTTTGTTATTGACAATGAAGGCGATTTTATGTGATGTAATCGCTGTTTTCAAAGCAGATAAGGTTGCTGGTGAGGGATCGTTACCTTCTTCAATCGCTTCAGAAAAATCATTATCCATGACGTGATAACCGAGCGCATCTAACATGTATTCAAAGACTGGTTCAGTTTGGGCGACGTCTTGCTGATTGGACTTGGCTTTCAGTTGTGCCACTAAATCAGTGATGGGCTGTAAGCTGGCAATATATTTCTTGGCGTTTGCTTGATAGTCTGACTTATGGGCGGGATCTTTTTTAGATAAAAGATCTGCTAAATAGTGAGCTGATTGAATCATCGTGTTGGGATCATTCCATAAATGGGGATTTTGACCCATTTTGTCATGTAAAACATCTTCACCAACTTCTACGAGTTGCGACTTTTGGGATGATTTGGCTAATTTTGTGAGCCAAGCATCGTACCCTAAGCCGTTAGCAATCACAATGTCAGTCCCGTTGACTTTTTTGGCAACGGCTGTTGTGGGTTCATAGTCTTCAGGGGAAATATTATCGTGCTTGATAATGGCCGTTGCTGTGCCGTGATCACCGACAACGGTTTGCGCAAGTTCGGCGTAAAAATCAGTTGACGTGATAATGCTAATTTTATTCGTGGCCTTTTGAGGGGTTTCGCTACCTTTAAAGGCAGCGAAACCAACAATGGCAATGACGATAATTGCCAACACGGCAATGAGTTTTTTCATGATCGGGTATCCTCTAGTTGATTAATTTGTTTGAGAAAGTGAATAATGGTGGCTTGTTGTTCGGGTGTAAAAGTCGCAATCGTGGCATCAATGTCTTCGTGTAAGGCTTGATGCGACTGTTCATGTTGGCGCGCCAGCTTGATACCAGCAGGAGTTAAAGCGTAATTCACACTGCGCTTATCGCTGGCATCTTGTGATGAAATGACGTAGCCGTGGGCAATCAAATTTTTAACGGCCTTTGTGATGGCTGGTTTAGATAAGTTCATCTTATGAGCCAGATTGGCATTGGTTGCATTTTCTTCTTGCAATAGCATCAGCAGATGGGCTTGTGTGGCGTTGATTTTCTGGGCAGTCGTCGTTTTGATAAATTCAGAACGCGCGGCGTAGGTTTGCACAAAAGTATTGAGTTCATGAATAATTGTATTGGATTCAGACATCTGTCACCTCGATAGTTTACTAGTTAATTAACCAGTAAACTATATCAAGAAAACGATAGCCTGTCAAGCTATCTGAGGGGTCGACCAAACCATATCCTTAG
Encoded proteins:
- a CDS encoding ABC transporter permease; translation: MLTLMKQEYYKAFKQNRLYIWLALSFLFPLAVMAIFKTQRSGEVVVNFGQATLYIVFAGIIITALSVSQEFGFGTIRPLLSRRFSRGQIFASKLLLNLSVYLALFVTAFLGTMLAKVIFVPKVNLQAKLNDMGTGWQVMGQTFVITMLQIIFIAALVLLITNLVKSSGAAIGLGVVMIVGTPILTSLSALLIEMAPIMKWNPFNIYLGIAMLELPKTAFKDLVHLSQTTVLWVYLLDIVLMYGVAYWIFKKRSV
- a CDS encoding aldo/keto reductase, encoding MALTETYTLANGVQIPVIGFGTWQSADGDVAYDAVKWALEAGYRHIDTAAIYGNEASVGRAIKDSGIARDELFVTTKLWNDAHSYTAAKAALATSLETLGLDYVDLYLIHWPNPAAVQEQGPQAWEQANADTWRAMEEAYADGQVRAIGVSNFQIHHLEALAKTQKIAPMVNQSFLNPSDEQAELVAYDKAHNILDEAYSPLGTGKLVHLPQVADLAAKYGKSVPQILIRWSLEKGFLPLPKSTHQAYIQANLDVFDFSLTPEDMATLDALQGVGGAHTEPDTADF
- a CDS encoding metal ABC transporter solute-binding protein, Zn/Mn family, whose amino-acid sequence is MKKLIAVLAIIVIAIVGFAAFKGSETPQKATNKISIITSTDFYAELAQTVVGDHGTATAIIKHDNISPEDYEPTTAVAKKVNGTDIVIANGLGYDAWLTKLAKSSQKSQLVEVGEDVLHDKMGQNPHLWNDPNTMIQSAHYLADLLSKKDPAHKSDYQANAKKYIASLQPITDLVAQLKAKSNQQDVAQTEPVFEYMLDALGYHVMDNDFSEAIEEGNDPSPATLSALKTAITSHKIAFIVNNKQTTSSTVTNIINLAKANHIPVVNVTETIPNGEHYVSWKLAELKQIQAIMK
- a CDS encoding MarR family winged helix-turn-helix transcriptional regulator; the encoded protein is MSESNTIIHELNTFVQTYAARSEFIKTTTAQKINATQAHLLMLLQEENATNANLAHKMNLSKPAITKAVKNLIAHGYVISSQDASDKRSVNYALTPAGIKLARQHEQSHQALHEDIDATIATFTPEQQATIIHFLKQINQLEDTRS